In Littorina saxatilis isolate snail1 unplaced genomic scaffold, US_GU_Lsax_2.0 scaffold_911, whole genome shotgun sequence, a genomic segment contains:
- the LOC138957742 gene encoding uncharacterized protein isoform X1, with amino-acid sequence MHVVSDQAGQPVVASHSQPAKQSLQPSVRHQNCASMVGLPAEQSPTEDLTIPHADKDADSELDAQFEYSDVSDDDNKVPLNVTDDDSDDTVEDVHDFHFLDDCAEDSTNVTGAQTSAENPEGASVTSSPDPASETSECVLKLFKELKLKLAKLVKTHPNFNI; translated from the exons ATGCATGTTGTTTCAGATCAAGCTGGTCAACCTGTTGTTGCATCACATTCACAGCCAGCAAAGCAGAGTCTACAACCATCAGTAAGACATCAAAACTGTGCTTCTATG GTTGGGTTGCCTGCTGAGCAGTCCCCCACTGAGGATTTGACTATTCCGCATGCGGATAAAG ATGCTGATTCTGAACTCGATGCTCAATTTGAATACTCTGACGTTTCTGATGATGACAACAAAGTCCCTCTCAACGTGACAG atGATGATTCTGATGATACAGTTGAAGATGTCCACGACTTCCACTTTTTGGATGATTGCGCCGAAGACTCTACCAACGTGACAG GAGCCCAGACAAGTGCTGAAAACCCCGAAGGAGCAAGTGTTACCTCTTCCCCCGACCCAGCGTCTGAGACATCTGAGT GTGTGCTGAAGCTCTTCAAGGAGCTGAAATTAAAGCTTGCCAAACTGGTCAAGACGCATCCCAATTTCAACATCTGA
- the LOC138957742 gene encoding uncharacterized protein isoform X2, whose protein sequence is MHVVSDQAGQPVVASHSQPAKQSLQPSVRHQNCASMVGLPAEQSPTEDLTIPHADKDADSELDAQFEYSDVSDDDNKVPLNVTDDDSDDTVEDVHDFHFLDDCAEDSTNVTGVLKLFKELKLKLAKLVKTHPNFNI, encoded by the exons ATGCATGTTGTTTCAGATCAAGCTGGTCAACCTGTTGTTGCATCACATTCACAGCCAGCAAAGCAGAGTCTACAACCATCAGTAAGACATCAAAACTGTGCTTCTATG GTTGGGTTGCCTGCTGAGCAGTCCCCCACTGAGGATTTGACTATTCCGCATGCGGATAAAG ATGCTGATTCTGAACTCGATGCTCAATTTGAATACTCTGACGTTTCTGATGATGACAACAAAGTCCCTCTCAACGTGACAG atGATGATTCTGATGATACAGTTGAAGATGTCCACGACTTCCACTTTTTGGATGATTGCGCCGAAGACTCTACCAACGTGACAG GTGTGCTGAAGCTCTTCAAGGAGCTGAAATTAAAGCTTGCCAAACTGGTCAAGACGCATCCCAATTTCAACATCTGA